GGACATCGAGAAACTGCAGGCATTCTGGCGGTTTTGGGGCTGTGCTGGCTCGCCCTTCAGGCCGTAGCCGGGGAATCGGACGCTCAGGGCCCGTACCAGCCCGAATGGCCGTCGCTTATGACCCACAGCGAAGCCCCCGACTGGTTTCGCGACGCCAAGTTTGGCATTTACTTCCATTGGGGCGTCTACTGCGTGCCGGCGTTCGGCAGTGAATGGTATCCCCGCGACATGCACCTCACCGGCAAGCCCGAGTACAGACACCACGTCGAAACGTATGGTGAACCCAGCGAATTCGGCTACCACGACTTCGTTCCCATGTTTAAGGCCGAGCATTTCGATCCCGAGGCATGGGCGGATCTCTTCCAGAAAGCCGGGGCGCGGTTCGCCGGACCCGTTGCCGAGCACCACGACGGGTTCTCCATGTGGAACAGCGCCCTTACCCCCTGGAACGTGGTCAACAAGGGTCCCCATCGCGACATCATGGGCGAATTGGCAACAGAGATCCGAAAACGCGCCATGCGCCTCGTGGTAACCTTCCACCACGCCCGCAACAACCAGCACATGGTCAACAAGGGCGGCAACCTGGTCTGGGAAGGCCACTATCCTCGAGTAGAAGGGTGGCCCACGGTCTCCGAGGACCCCGAACTCCGCCTGCTCTACGGCAACATCCCGCGGCGCCAGTTCCTCGAGTTGTGGAAGGGAAAACTGTTCGAGGTCATCGACAATTACCAGCCCGACATTATCTGGTTCGACTCCTGGCTTGACGAAATTGACGAAAGCTGCCAGACACAGTTCCTCGCCCACTACTTCAACCGCGCCAGCGAGTGGGGAAAAGACGTCGTGGTCACCTGCAAACAACGGGACCTTCCCCTCGAGGTTGCCGTGGAAGATTTCGAAAAGGGCCGCGCCGACCAGTTGACCAGGGAAGCCTGGCTCACCGATGACACCATCAGCTACGGCAGTTGGTGCTATACCCAGGACCTCAAGATCAAGCCCACTCGCGAGGTGTTGCACGTCCTCATCGACATTGTCAGCAAAAACGGCCAATTGCTCTTGAACATCTCGCCCAAAGCCGACGGCACCATCCCCGAGGACCAGCAACAGGTCTTGCTCGGGATTGGCGAGTGGCTGGGCCGGTTCGGAGAGGCAATCTACGGTACCCGTCCGTTCACCGTCTATGGCGAAGGGCCCACCCAG
The sequence above is drawn from the Candidatus Hydrogenedentota bacterium genome and encodes:
- a CDS encoding alpha-L-fucosidase, whose product is MAGHRETAGILAVLGLCWLALQAVAGESDAQGPYQPEWPSLMTHSEAPDWFRDAKFGIYFHWGVYCVPAFGSEWYPRDMHLTGKPEYRHHVETYGEPSEFGYHDFVPMFKAEHFDPEAWADLFQKAGARFAGPVAEHHDGFSMWNSALTPWNVVNKGPHRDIMGELATEIRKRAMRLVVTFHHARNNQHMVNKGGNLVWEGHYPRVEGWPTVSEDPELRLLYGNIPRRQFLELWKGKLFEVIDNYQPDIIWFDSWLDEIDESCQTQFLAHYFNRASEWGKDVVVTCKQRDLPLEVAVEDFEKGRADQLTREAWLTDDTISYGSWCYTQDLKIKPTREVLHVLIDIVSKNGQLLLNISPKADGTIPEDQQQVLLGIGEWLGRFGEAIYGTRPFTVYGEGPTQMNKGGHFVKTDLGYGPQDIRYTRNGNTVYAIVLGWPGAGKEISMTSLGEKASDKPVKVTAVTLLGASESMKWKQKKDALAVTCPETSPDGLAIVFKIETGGL